A DNA window from Sulfitobacter noctilucicola contains the following coding sequences:
- a CDS encoding Hint domain-containing protein encodes MAIIPGTPGNDTLTGLPEDDLIEAGAGNDVVTGGDGNDTILGGPGDDDLFGGAGDDSIDGGDGNDIMTGGTGSNTLLGGNGSDQFYNLSLGDTIDGGEDDDGFDRIFTDGLVPSGGRSEITRDPDNFENGTISVYDAEDELLGQISFSNIEKVDAIVEEPPCFTPGTMIATLKGERRVEELKVGDRIITRDNGIQDVRWIGTREMTGAEFEKAAHLKPVLIRQGALGNDLPERDMMVSPNHRVLVANDKTALYFEEREVLVAAKHLTGLEGVDIVNVSHTTYIHVMFDQHEVILSDGSWTESFQPGDLSLAGIGNAQRQEILELFPELAHQEGVEAYASARRSLKKHEAKLVLN; translated from the coding sequence ATGGCCATTATTCCTGGCACACCTGGAAACGACACGCTCACCGGACTACCAGAAGACGACCTGATTGAAGCTGGAGCAGGCAACGATGTTGTCACCGGCGGCGACGGGAACGACACAATTCTAGGCGGTCCCGGGGACGATGATCTGTTCGGTGGCGCAGGCGATGATAGCATCGACGGTGGTGATGGTAACGACATCATGACTGGTGGTACGGGCAGCAATACCCTGCTTGGTGGCAACGGAAGTGACCAGTTTTACAACCTGTCGCTTGGCGATACGATTGACGGCGGAGAGGACGACGACGGCTTTGACCGCATCTTTACAGATGGGCTGGTGCCGAGCGGCGGCCGCAGCGAGATTACCCGCGATCCTGACAATTTCGAGAACGGAACCATCTCAGTCTACGACGCAGAGGATGAACTGCTAGGTCAGATCAGCTTCTCCAATATCGAAAAGGTCGATGCAATCGTTGAAGAACCGCCTTGTTTCACTCCGGGGACAATGATCGCGACCCTTAAGGGCGAACGTCGGGTAGAGGAGCTGAAGGTCGGTGACCGCATCATCACCCGTGACAACGGTATTCAAGATGTACGCTGGATTGGCACGCGCGAAATGACAGGTGCCGAGTTCGAGAAAGCGGCACACCTCAAGCCGGTTCTGATCCGTCAGGGTGCACTGGGCAACGATCTGCCAGAGCGTGATATGATGGTCAGCCCTAATCACCGCGTTCTGGTGGCCAACGACAAGACAGCGCTTTATTTCGAAGAGCGTGAAGTTCTGGTCGCGGCCAAGCACCTGACAGGTCTGGAAGGCGTCGACATCGTGAATGTGTCCCACACGACCTACATTCACGTCATGTTCGACCAGCACGAGGTCATCCTGTCTGATGGCTCTTGGACCGAGAGTTTCCAGCCTGGCGATTTGTCCCTTGCAGGTATCGGCAACGCACAGCGTCAGGAAATTCTGGAGCTGTTCCCCGAGCTCGCGCATCAGGAGGGGGTTGAAGCCTATGCGTCGGCCCGGCGGTCGCTGAAGAAGCACGAGGCGAAGCTAGTCCTGAATTGA